The Deltaproteobacteria bacterium genome has a segment encoding these proteins:
- a CDS encoding cytidine deaminase yields MKRPSWEEYFMDITHMVKSRSTCLRRHIGAVIVKDKNILTTGYNGSPSGTRHCLEIGCLREQMNVPSGERHELCRALHAEQNAIIQAAKHGISIEGADLYCTNLPCMICSKMIINAGIRRIYYEGDYPDLLSREMLAEAGVELIQWHDSEVGEVP; encoded by the coding sequence ATGAAGCGTCCCTCCTGGGAAGAATATTTCATGGACATCACCCATATGGTGAAGAGCCGTTCCACCTGCCTGCGCCGTCATATCGGTGCGGTGATCGTCAAGGATAAGAATATCCTGACGACCGGTTACAATGGATCCCCTTCGGGGACTCGTCATTGCCTTGAAATCGGCTGTCTCCGGGAACAGATGAATGTCCCCTCCGGTGAGCGGCACGAACTCTGCCGGGCCCTCCATGCGGAACAGAACGCCATCATTCAGGCCGCCAAGCATGGGATCAGTATCGAAGGCGCCGATCTGTACTGTACCAATCTTCCCTGTATGATCTGCTCGAAGATGATTATCAATGCAGGGATTCGCAGGATTTATTACGAAGGTGATTATCCGGATTTACTCTCCCGTGAGATGCTGGCGGAAGCCGGTGTGGAGTTGATCCAATGGCACGATTCGGAAGTGGGGGAAGTCCCTTGA
- a CDS encoding RnfABCDGE type electron transport complex subunit D — protein sequence MAEEKKETTSKPAPNEKGNKAPVKKKEEAAAEPLVLSSSPHIASGESIPLLMHNVILALVPGLLVGLYFFGFDALRVLLITTVTAIGFEVLLQRIMHRTVTVGDLSAALTGILLAMNLPAGAPWWLCVVGSGVAIIIGKQLYGGLGYNLFNPALVARVVLLISWPVQMTTWPKAQPFFQRGVDTVTGATPLGRMKESILLHHDLSGIAHLSLIDPFLGHVGGSLGEISALALIIGGLYLIAKRVITWHIPFSFLGTVLVIAALFHGIDPNRYAPPQFHLVTGGLILGAFFMATDLVTSPVTHRGMLVFGVGCGLITMTIRFWGGYPEGVSFAILLMNAATPLIDRWVKPGTFGTRGNGN from the coding sequence ATGGCGGAAGAAAAAAAAGAGACAACGTCGAAACCGGCGCCGAATGAGAAAGGGAATAAGGCGCCGGTCAAGAAAAAGGAAGAGGCCGCTGCGGAGCCGCTGGTCCTTTCCTCTTCTCCCCATATTGCAAGCGGGGAGTCGATCCCTCTGTTGATGCACAATGTGATCCTGGCGCTGGTACCGGGCCTGCTCGTCGGGCTCTATTTTTTCGGTTTTGATGCCCTCCGGGTCCTCCTGATTACGACCGTTACGGCGATCGGGTTTGAGGTACTCCTGCAACGGATCATGCATCGTACCGTGACGGTTGGTGATCTGAGTGCCGCCCTGACGGGAATTTTGCTGGCCATGAATCTGCCGGCCGGCGCCCCCTGGTGGCTCTGCGTCGTCGGAAGCGGTGTCGCCATTATCATCGGAAAACAGCTCTACGGGGGGCTGGGGTACAACCTGTTCAACCCGGCTCTTGTCGCCCGTGTGGTCCTCCTGATCTCCTGGCCCGTCCAGATGACGACCTGGCCGAAGGCGCAGCCCTTTTTCCAGCGGGGGGTCGACACCGTAACGGGGGCCACGCCATTAGGAAGAATGAAGGAGTCCATTCTTCTCCATCATGACCTTTCCGGAATCGCTCATCTCTCCCTCATCGATCCCTTCCTGGGGCATGTCGGCGGGAGTTTAGGTGAGATCTCGGCCCTGGCCCTGATCATCGGGGGGCTCTACCTGATTGCGAAACGGGTGATCACATGGCATATTCCTTTCAGCTTTTTAGGGACGGTTCTGGTGATTGCGGCGCTCTTTCACGGCATCGATCCGAACCGTTATGCTCCGCCGCAGTTTCATCTGGTCACGGGCGGACTGATCCTCGGCGCTTTCTTCATGGCCACCGACCTGGTTACCAGCCCGGTGACCCACCGGGGGATGCTGGTCTTCGGCGTGGGGTGCGGCCTGATCACGATGACGATCCGTTTCTGGGGCGGCTATCCGGAAGGAGTCTCCTTTGCGATTCTCCTGATGAATGCCGCAACCCCGCTGATCGACCGATGGGTGAAACCGGGGACCTTCGGAACGCGGGGGAACGGGAATTAG
- the rsxC gene encoding electron transport complex subunit RsxC, which produces MKTLTFPAGGIHPPEEKHYTERKTIENLPLPKRVVIPLQQHIGAPCEALVKVKETVSAGQPIGGAKGFVSAPVHASISGIVTAVAPMPHAIGRDVPSVVIDSDGEDRKFDGLSGCEDFLSLSPGELKTKIRDAGIVGMGGATFPTHVKLSPPAEKSIDTVIVNGVECEPFLTADHRLMLEAPEKILGGLSILMKVLGVSRGVVGIERNKPDAIEVMSREAVSLPGIEVVPLKVKYPQGAEKQLIKAILNREVPSGGLPMDVGVVVQNVGTASAIYCAVHDGMPLIERVTTVTGPGIRDPKNLRVRIGTPFSELIDYCGGFKGKRGKVISGGPMMGMTQYSLEVPVIKGTSGILVFREEDLKLKDSRPCIRCGKCVEACPMRINPSLLGVYVEAGVMDELEGNRILDCIECGSCAFICPAARPLVHLIRFGKAEVMARKKK; this is translated from the coding sequence TTGAAGACACTTACCTTTCCGGCAGGGGGGATTCACCCTCCCGAAGAAAAACACTATACGGAACGGAAAACGATCGAAAATCTTCCGCTGCCGAAGCGGGTTGTCATCCCCCTGCAGCAGCATATCGGAGCTCCCTGTGAAGCTCTGGTCAAGGTAAAAGAAACCGTTTCCGCTGGGCAGCCGATCGGCGGTGCAAAGGGGTTTGTCTCGGCGCCGGTCCATGCCTCCATCTCCGGGATCGTGACCGCCGTGGCACCCATGCCGCACGCAATCGGGCGGGATGTTCCTTCCGTTGTGATCGACTCCGACGGGGAAGACCGGAAATTCGACGGCCTTTCGGGATGTGAGGATTTTCTTTCTCTTTCTCCCGGGGAATTGAAGACAAAGATCCGGGACGCGGGGATCGTCGGCATGGGCGGGGCGACCTTCCCGACCCATGTGAAGCTCTCCCCGCCGGCCGAGAAATCGATTGATACGGTCATCGTGAATGGCGTGGAATGCGAACCGTTCCTGACGGCCGATCACCGTCTCATGCTGGAGGCGCCGGAGAAGATCCTCGGCGGTCTTTCGATTCTCATGAAAGTTCTGGGGGTCTCGCGAGGGGTTGTCGGAATCGAACGGAATAAGCCGGATGCCATCGAGGTGATGTCCCGGGAGGCTGTATCCCTTCCGGGGATTGAGGTGGTTCCCCTCAAGGTGAAATATCCGCAGGGGGCGGAGAAGCAGTTGATCAAGGCCATCCTGAACCGGGAAGTCCCTTCGGGTGGGCTGCCTATGGATGTGGGGGTGGTGGTCCAGAACGTGGGAACTGCGTCTGCCATCTACTGTGCTGTTCATGACGGGATGCCGCTCATTGAACGGGTGACGACCGTTACCGGCCCGGGCATCCGGGATCCGAAGAACCTCCGGGTCCGGATCGGGACCCCCTTCTCGGAGCTGATCGACTACTGCGGCGGGTTTAAAGGCAAAAGAGGGAAGGTCATCTCCGGCGGCCCCATGATGGGAATGACCCAGTACTCACTGGAAGTCCCGGTGATCAAGGGTACTTCGGGGATCCTGGTCTTCCGGGAGGAAGACCTGAAACTGAAAGATTCCCGCCCCTGCATTCGGTGTGGAAAATGTGTGGAAGCCTGTCCCATGCGGATCAACCCGAGTCTGTTGGGTGTCTACGTGGAGGCGGGCGTCATGGACGAACTGGAAGGGAACCGGATCCTCGACTGTATCGAGTGCGGCTCCTGTGCCTTTATTTGCCCGGCCGCCCGGCCGCTGGTGCACCTGATCCGGTTCGGCAAGGCCGAGGTGATGGCCCGGAAGAAGAAGTAA
- a CDS encoding electron transport complex subunit E, producing the protein MKAIHEFTKGLWKENPTFRLVLGMCPTLAVTTSAVNGFGMGAATLAVLVCSNAAVSLLRKVIPRGVRIPAFIILIASFVTVVDLMMNAFAHDLHKSLGLFIPLIVVNCIILGRAEAFASQYGVFYSILDGLGMGAGFTLSLTLLGSIREVLGNGSLLGVALFGKGYLPMLLMILPPGAFFMLGFLMAAMNRLERKSS; encoded by the coding sequence ATGAAAGCGATACACGAATTTACCAAGGGTCTCTGGAAAGAGAATCCGACCTTTCGACTGGTCCTCGGGATGTGCCCGACGTTGGCGGTGACGACGAGCGCAGTCAATGGATTCGGTATGGGGGCGGCCACCCTTGCGGTCCTGGTCTGTTCCAACGCGGCCGTCTCCCTTCTGAGGAAGGTCATCCCGCGGGGCGTCCGGATTCCTGCATTCATCATCCTGATTGCCTCCTTCGTGACGGTTGTAGATCTCATGATGAATGCCTTTGCCCACGATCTTCATAAATCTTTGGGGCTCTTTATTCCCCTGATTGTTGTGAACTGTATCATCCTGGGGCGGGCGGAGGCCTTCGCTTCTCAATATGGTGTTTTCTATTCCATCCTGGATGGTCTCGGGATGGGGGCCGGTTTTACTCTCTCCCTTACACTGCTTGGAAGTATCCGGGAAGTTTTGGGGAACGGATCGCTCTTAGGGGTTGCCCTCTTCGGGAAGGGATATCTCCCGATGCTTTTGATGATCCTCCCCCCCGGTGCTTTTTTCATGCTCGGTTTCCTCATGGCGGCCATGAATCGGCTGGAACGGAAGTCCTCTTAG
- the nrdR gene encoding transcriptional repressor NrdR codes for MKCPFCGHKENKVVDSRLRREGDVIRRRRECLQCERRFTTHERVEEILPMVIKKDNRREPFDRKKIRDGIVKACQKRGVSMDTIESMVDKIERKFQERMEKEIASGEIGEEIMSLLHQTDDVAYVRFASVYRSFKDIEDFMHELQEIIQVRGRQSGEK; via the coding sequence GTGAAATGTCCGTTCTGCGGTCACAAAGAGAACAAGGTCGTCGATTCGCGCCTGCGGCGCGAAGGAGATGTCATCCGTCGACGTCGGGAATGCCTGCAGTGCGAACGCCGTTTCACCACCCACGAGCGGGTGGAAGAAATCCTTCCGATGGTGATCAAGAAAGACAACCGCCGGGAACCTTTCGACCGGAAGAAGATCCGGGACGGGATCGTCAAGGCCTGTCAGAAACGGGGGGTCAGTATGGACACCATCGAGTCGATGGTGGACAAGATCGAGCGGAAGTTCCAGGAGCGGATGGAAAAGGAGATTGCAAGCGGGGAGATCGGCGAGGAGATCATGTCCCTTCTCCATCAGACCGATGATGTTGCCTACGTCCGGTTTGCCTCGGTCTATCGTTCCTTCAAGGATATCGAAGATTTCATGCATGAACTGCAGGAGATTATTCAAGTCCGGGGGCGGCAGTCCGGAGAAAAATAA
- a CDS encoding RnfABCDGE type electron transport complex subunit G, whose amino-acid sequence MRDTLKLVIVLGLFCILSAGILAKVYDVTKGPIAEAKAEEVRRAIKAVLPPYNNKADAEFVDKIIGKDGKGNDIVRRVYIGKKDGNVVGRAFLVVAPDGYGGPIEIMMGVNPKGVITGIEIISLSETPGLGAKISSVKTWPGRGSGPGGLIGKSLKNNLKVKRDGGEIDQITGATISPRAVVKAVKKGLEFYKREFREN is encoded by the coding sequence ATGCGTGATACTCTGAAATTAGTGATCGTCCTGGGACTCTTCTGTATCCTGTCCGCCGGGATTCTGGCAAAGGTCTATGATGTGACGAAGGGACCGATTGCCGAGGCCAAGGCGGAGGAGGTCCGCCGGGCCATCAAGGCTGTTTTACCTCCGTACAACAACAAGGCCGATGCCGAATTTGTCGATAAGATCATCGGCAAGGACGGAAAGGGAAACGATATTGTACGGAGGGTTTATATCGGAAAGAAGGACGGCAACGTTGTGGGCCGGGCCTTCCTGGTTGTGGCACCCGACGGCTACGGCGGTCCCATCGAGATCATGATGGGGGTGAACCCGAAAGGGGTGATCACGGGGATCGAGATCATCAGTCTTTCCGAGACGCCCGGATTGGGGGCCAAAATCTCAAGTGTTAAGACCTGGCCCGGCCGGGGAAGCGGACCCGGGGGGCTGATCGGGAAATCCCTGAAGAACAACCTCAAGGTCAAACGGGACGGCGGAGAGATTGATCAGATTACCGGTGCCACCATCTCTCCCCGGGCGGTGGTCAAAGCCGTGAAGAAAGGGCTGGAGTTCTATAAGAGGGAATTCCGGGAGAATTGA